Genomic DNA from Nonomuraea rubra:
CGCGCCCGCCCTGGCCACCGCCGACGCCGGGATCGCCATGGGCCGCGCCGGCGCCGATCTCACCCTCGACGCGGCCGACGCGGTCATCACCCGCGACGAGCTGAACGCCGTCCCCGCCGTGCTCGCACTGGCCCGGCGCGCCCGCCGGCTGGTCATCGCGAACCTGGCCATCGCGGGCACCTTCATCGCCGTTCTGGTGGCCTGGGACCTGTTCGGGGAGCTGCCGCTGCCGCTCGGCGTGGCCGGGCACGAGGGCTCCACCGTCATCGTCGGCCTCAACGGGCTGCGGCTGCTGCGCGACGCCGCCTGGCGGCGCGCCGCCGCCCCTGCCACGAAGGCGCGTGTCGCGGGCTCCTGAGTGGACTCGGCGTCTTGACGACTCCTCCCTGCCATCCTTAGGCTCCCGAAATGGTAATGATTATCAAATTTGCGAGAGGATGAGCGTGGCGGACGAATACGAGCGATCCGCGGAATTCGTCGACCTGATGCTCGCGCCGCACTGGGCAGGACTGGGCCCGCCGCTCGCGGCGGCCCTGCGCGGGATCACCGATCCGATCGTGGACGTGGGCGCCGGCGGAGGGCACGGCACCCGGGTGATCGCGAAGGCGGCGCCCGGAGCGGAGATCGTGGCCGTCGAGCCGTCGATGGCGCTGCGGTCCATCCTGCTGGCCAGGGTGGGCGAGGCCGGGGAGCTGCGCGAGCGGGTGACGGTGCTGCCCGAGCACCTCCTCGCGGCGGCGCTGCCGTCCCGGCTGGGCGCCGTCGTCGCGATGAACGTCCTCGGCCACTTCGACCCGGCCGGGCGGCAGGCGGCCTGGAAGATGCTCGCCGACCGGCTCGTTCCCGGCGGCCGGGCGGTGCTGAACCTGCAGCCGCCCGCCGAGCCGGCGGCGGTGCCGGAGTCCAGGTTCGCCGAGGTACGGATCGGGCGGCGCCGGTACGAGGGCTGGGGCCGGGCCGAGCCCGCCGGCCCTGACCTGATCACCTGGCACATGACCTACCGCACCTACCAGGACGACCGGCCGGCCGGCGAGCTGGAGACCCGCTACGACTGGTGGGTGCTGGACGAGCGGCGGCTCAAGGAGGAGCTCGGCCCGCACGGCCTGGTGCATCACCGCACCGGCCCGGCCGAGCTCGGCATGTACGTCATCGACAGAGGAGGCGCGTGATGTACGAGGTGGTCGTGGTCGGCGGCGGTCCCGCCGGGCTCAGCGCGGCCCTGGTGCTGGGACGGCAGCGCCGCCGGGTCCTGCTGGTGGACGCGGGCCGGCCACGCAACGCGCCGGCGGCGGAGATGCACATGTTCCTCGGCCGGGACGGCGGCTCCCCCGCGAAGCTGCTGGCCGACGGCCGCGCGGAGGTGAGCGCCTATCCGACGGCCGAGCTCAGGCAGGGGCGCGTCAGCTCGGCGGAGGGCGAGTCCGGCAGGTTCCGGCTGTCCCTGGAGGACGGCGAGCGGGTGGAGGCCTCCCGGCTGGTGCTGGCGAGCGGGCTGACCGACGAGCCCGCCGCGATCCCGGGGCTGGCCGAACGGTGGGGCACGAGCGTGTTCCACTGCCCCTTCTGCCACGGCTACGAGACGAACGGGAAGGTGCTCGCCGTCATCGGCAACGGCTTCGAGGCGATGCTGGCCGCCTACGTGGCCGACCGGTACAGCCACGACGTGGTGCTGTGCACGAACGGCCCGAGCGCCCTGCCCGAGCCGGTGGCAGCGGCTGTCAAGGCCCGCGGCGTCCAGGTGATCGAGACCCCGCTGGCGGGCATCGAGGGCGAGCCGGACGCGCTGACCCTGAGCTTCGCGGACGGGACGGCGCTGGCGCGCGAGGCGGTCTACCATCGCGCGCCCACCAGGCCCAACACCGACCTGGCGGTCCAGCTCGGCTGCACGCTGCTGCCCGACGGCTGCGTCGAGGTCGACGAGTACGGCAGGACCAGCGTGCCGGGCGTCTACGCGGCCGGGGACGCGGCCCACCTGAAGGCGGTGCCGGACCCGGTGACGCTGGTGGGGCCGAGCGCGGCCGACGGGGTGCGGGCGGCGGTCTGGCTGGAGCAGGAGCTGTTCCGTGCGGGCCTGCCGGTGGCGCCGGGCTGATCCCCCGCCGGCCGGTACGGCGGGCCGCGCGCCCGCCGTACCGGGGCTTCAGAGCCTCGTCGCCACGAACAGGTGCTGGGCGGGCGCGACCAGCGGGGATCCGGCCCGCGGCAGCTCCAGGATCGGGCGCAGCCCGGCCTCCGCCAGCTCCGCGGGAAGCTCCCTCCCGGTGAGGAACACCCGGCCCGTGCCGCCGCGACGGTCGCCGGCGCCGAGCTGCGGCTCCCCCTCCCTGGCCGACAGCAGGAACTGCATGGTGGCGAGCACCAGGTAGTGCTCGCGGATCGCCTCGGTGACCACCAGCAGCCCGCCGGGGGCCAGCAGCTCCCTGATCCAGCGCAGGGATCGCCCCGCGTGGCGGGCGCAGTGCAGCACGTTGGCGGCGATCACCACGTCGGCGCCGCCTGGTACGGCTCCCTGGGCCACGAGGTCGGCGTTGATGTCCAGCAGGGCGTAGCGGAGCCGGTCGCCGAACCGGTCCTCGGCCGACATCGTGAAGAATCTGGACACGTCGGTGAAGAGGTAGTCCGCCGGTGCGCCGCCGAGCCCGTCCAGCGCCGCGGCGGTGCTGCCGCCCGCGCCTCCGCCGAGCTCGACCACGCGCAAGGGCCCGGTACGGGTGGCGGCGGCCCGCGCCACCAGGTGTCCCATGGCGGCGTTCAGGTAGGTGTTGCTGACGTTGTGCTGGTCCTTGCTGAGCGAGGTGAGCAGGTCCCCGTCCGGGAACAGCAGTGCCTGCGCCATGATCTCGTCCCGGAGCAGTTCGGGGAGGCGGGCGAGAGCGGTGCGGTAGAAGATCGCCATCTGTCCGGGGTAGCCCAGCTCGGCGCAGGCACGATCCAGCCCTGCCGTGTCGTCCGGAGCCGCGGTGTCCAGGGCGGCGGCGTCGAACCGGCCGCCTGGGTCGCGGCGCACGGTCCCTTCGGTGGTCAGCACCTGCAGCCAGCGCCGGACGATCCACTCGTGCCGGGAGGCCACGCCGAGCGCCGCCATGATCTGCCCGGCCGTCCTGGGCCGGCCGGCGGGCGCCACGCCGGCGATCAGCCGGGTCAGCGCCCGCAGCGCGATCTCGTCGAAGCGCCGGACGGCGTGGGGCAGGTGCGTGAGCGCGGAGTCGGGCACCGGCTCGGGGGCCCGCCCTCGCCCGGCGGGAATCATGCGCGCGAGCGCGAGGCGTCCGGCGCGGTCGGCGTCGGCCGCCTCGCGGGTCACGCTGACGGCGTCGTGTCCCGGGCCGCTGGGGATCCGTGCCGTCAGGTGCTCCGGGATCGGCAGCCCGGCCCGCCTCAGCTCGCGGCGGGCCACCTCGCTCAGCCGGGCCCGGGCGAACGCGCCGAGCGGCTCGTGCGGCCGGCCCA
This window encodes:
- a CDS encoding class I SAM-dependent methyltransferase; the encoded protein is MADEYERSAEFVDLMLAPHWAGLGPPLAAALRGITDPIVDVGAGGGHGTRVIAKAAPGAEIVAVEPSMALRSILLARVGEAGELRERVTVLPEHLLAAALPSRLGAVVAMNVLGHFDPAGRQAAWKMLADRLVPGGRAVLNLQPPAEPAAVPESRFAEVRIGRRRYEGWGRAEPAGPDLITWHMTYRTYQDDRPAGELETRYDWWVLDERRLKEELGPHGLVHHRTGPAELGMYVIDRGGA
- a CDS encoding NAD(P)/FAD-dependent oxidoreductase, whose amino-acid sequence is MYEVVVVGGGPAGLSAALVLGRQRRRVLLVDAGRPRNAPAAEMHMFLGRDGGSPAKLLADGRAEVSAYPTAELRQGRVSSAEGESGRFRLSLEDGERVEASRLVLASGLTDEPAAIPGLAERWGTSVFHCPFCHGYETNGKVLAVIGNGFEAMLAAYVADRYSHDVVLCTNGPSALPEPVAAAVKARGVQVIETPLAGIEGEPDALTLSFADGTALAREAVYHRAPTRPNTDLAVQLGCTLLPDGCVEVDEYGRTSVPGVYAAGDAAHLKAVPDPVTLVGPSAADGVRAAVWLEQELFRAGLPVAPG
- a CDS encoding class I SAM-dependent methyltransferase — encoded protein: MTPHEPLLAHPWIARVDPAGTGGLVVTADPAATAVRHEPGRLPVLGDLVAEHLEHWGEVYDWTYSSGEGAHRPDLDLSGWRATGTGRPLPADHMAEWADRTAELVLRHQPSRLLELGCGTGMLLHRLHPHLKGYVGTDLSEHVVTRLNGLGLDGVTVVRAAAHEINGGTVRAALARLGERPDCVLLNSVTQCFPSVEYLAAVLHDAIGLVAPAGTVVVGDVRHSGLLDEHYSRLEPGSADRAAADTELLFDPATLAAVAASAGRRLTVSLFAKTLTADTELTRYRFDAVLHVEPPQSPPAAIRRWDELGPGPMAALARQGGPVRLTGVPNGLFEPGAPTGASLRAALAGTGGAVLLDPDDPMRLQVAIPAAAAATPPDALAGVGRPHEPLGAFARARLSEVARRELRRAGLPIPEHLTARIPSGPGHDAVSVTREAADADRAGRLALARMIPAGRGRAPEPVPDSALTHLPHAVRRFDEIALRALTRLIAGVAPAGRPRTAGQIMAALGVASRHEWIVRRWLQVLTTEGTVRRDPGGRFDAAALDTAAPDDTAGLDRACAELGYPGQMAIFYRTALARLPELLRDEIMAQALLFPDGDLLTSLSKDQHNVSNTYLNAAMGHLVARAAATRTGPLRVVELGGGAGGSTAAALDGLGGAPADYLFTDVSRFFTMSAEDRFGDRLRYALLDINADLVAQGAVPGGADVVIAANVLHCARHAGRSLRWIRELLAPGGLLVVTEAIREHYLVLATMQFLLSAREGEPQLGAGDRRGGTGRVFLTGRELPAELAEAGLRPILELPRAGSPLVAPAQHLFVATRL